In Alkalihalobacterium alkalinitrilicum, a genomic segment contains:
- a CDS encoding TRAP transporter small permease has protein sequence MNLNRLTESITMVFVIAMVCLIFLQIMTRLLFNTSFVWTDELARYLMIAIIFLGASLAFQYGSHISIDLLSNRLSNPSKKIFQTVVAMLCIIFLIVIIIKGFELVSLTLGQRSPNLRIPMGYIYSVIPLAGILQILNIIDVTIKFWKNGEIQEE, from the coding sequence ATGAATTTAAATCGTTTAACTGAAAGTATTACGATGGTATTTGTAATTGCAATGGTCTGTCTTATTTTTTTACAAATCATGACGCGTTTGTTATTCAATACATCTTTTGTATGGACTGATGAACTAGCTAGGTACCTAATGATCGCTATCATATTCTTAGGTGCATCCCTTGCTTTTCAATATGGGAGCCACATTAGCATAGATTTATTGTCAAATAGATTATCCAATCCTTCAAAAAAAATTTTTCAAACGGTTGTAGCAATGCTATGTATTATTTTTTTAATAGTAATTATTATCAAAGGATTTGAATTAGTAAGTTTAACGCTGGGACAGCGATCTCCAAATTTAAGAATCCCAATGGGGTATATATATAGTGTAATTCCTCTAGCTGGTATTTTACAAATCTTAAATATAATAGATGTAACAATTAAATTTTGGAAAAATGGGGAGATTCAGGAGGAATAA
- the dctP gene encoding TRAP transporter substrate-binding protein DctP: protein MKKRSMLILFVMFILIVAACSNSNQSTGTSDEKLTDTKETITLKLGHPSPPQHSYGLTATGFANEIEEASNGRLIIEVYDSGQLGGQRELIEGVQVGTLDLAIVSSGPVTNFVDELSVLDLPFLFEDIDHVHRTLDGGLGEVFSEKMEEVGLKSLGFLDFGFKNFVTTGKPVYSAEDIRGMKIRAQESPIIVDTYNSLGADPTTMDAAEVFTSLQQGVINAGQDTFGVAQSFKLYEVQDYITKVPMSYGGAVLMISPITFNSLDAELQALLIEIGEKNALLQRQLNKELEEAAEKYVQENGMEVIGLEEVDIKSFINATKIVYDKYGETYRDLIDIVDSHR from the coding sequence GTGAAAAAAAGATCAATGTTAATTTTATTTGTTATGTTTATTTTAATAGTGGCTGCTTGTAGTAATTCAAATCAGTCTACAGGTACATCAGATGAAAAATTAACTGATACAAAGGAAACAATTACATTAAAATTAGGTCATCCATCACCACCACAACATTCATATGGACTAACTGCAACAGGATTTGCCAACGAGATTGAAGAAGCATCCAATGGAAGATTAATAATTGAAGTGTACGACTCTGGACAATTAGGAGGGCAAAGAGAATTAATTGAAGGCGTTCAAGTTGGAACATTAGATTTAGCAATAGTATCCTCTGGGCCAGTAACAAACTTTGTGGACGAGTTATCTGTTTTAGATTTACCTTTTTTATTTGAAGATATAGATCATGTGCATCGTACACTAGATGGAGGTTTAGGGGAAGTTTTTTCAGAGAAAATGGAGGAAGTAGGGCTAAAAAGTCTAGGATTCCTTGACTTTGGTTTTAAGAATTTTGTGACAACTGGAAAACCGGTATATAGTGCAGAGGATATACGTGGAATGAAAATAAGAGCGCAGGAAAGTCCGATTATTGTAGATACCTATAATAGCTTAGGGGCTGACCCTACAACTATGGATGCTGCAGAAGTGTTTACTTCACTCCAACAAGGTGTTATTAATGCAGGGCAAGATACTTTTGGTGTAGCACAATCATTTAAACTGTATGAGGTTCAAGATTATATCACTAAAGTACCAATGTCCTATGGTGGGGCAGTACTTATGATAAGTCCGATCACGTTTAATTCACTTGACGCTGAATTACAAGCATTATTAATAGAAATAGGAGAAAAAAATGCACTCTTACAACGTCAATTAAATAAAGAATTGGAAGAGGCTGCTGAAAAATATGTTCAAGAGAACGGAATGGAAGTAATTGGTTTAGAAGAAGTGGATATTAAATCGTTTATTAATGCAACAAAGATAGTATACGATAAGTATGGTGAAACATATAGAGATTTAATTGATATTGTAGATAGTCATAGATAA
- a CDS encoding creatininase family protein yields MSFVDLKYLTSSESREIAQDKSAIALIPVGAFEQHGPHLPLFTDSILVEVMAAKVSDCFQEPIIVTPTLIAGLSEHHVDFPGTITLDPVTLAAEIRAYITALKHMGVTRICLLSFHGGNFSFLGEYAKKCGDDFPEIQIEAYDDFERFLNIMYQAGLSTGLELAPTDSHAGAIETSLVLHVLGEHRVRSFEAVAGYTTGEPGWMEIMQENGVPAISPSGVFGNPVGANPEAGEVILNALVEEVAFWLEGIYKLEKISEI; encoded by the coding sequence ATGAGCTTTGTAGATCTAAAATACTTGACATCTTCTGAATCTAGGGAAATTGCACAAGATAAGAGTGCAATCGCTTTAATCCCGGTTGGGGCGTTTGAACAACATGGGCCGCATCTGCCCCTATTTACAGATTCTATTTTGGTTGAAGTGATGGCGGCTAAAGTTTCTGATTGTTTTCAGGAACCTATCATTGTAACACCTACTCTTATTGCGGGATTATCAGAACATCACGTAGATTTTCCAGGGACTATAACCCTTGATCCCGTGACATTAGCAGCAGAGATTAGGGCCTATATCACTGCATTGAAGCATATGGGTGTAACTCGTATTTGTTTGCTAAGTTTTCACGGTGGGAATTTTAGTTTTCTTGGAGAGTATGCAAAAAAATGCGGTGATGATTTCCCAGAAATTCAAATAGAGGCTTATGATGATTTTGAGAGATTTTTAAATATTATGTATCAAGCTGGTTTAAGTACAGGACTTGAGTTAGCACCTACAGATAGTCATGCAGGTGCAATAGAAACGAGTTTGGTGCTTCATGTTTTAGGAGAACATCGAGTGCGATCTTTTGAAGCAGTGGCTGGCTACACTACTGGTGAACCAGGATGGATGGAGATAATGCAGGAAAATGGTGTACCAGCAATTAGTCCCAGTGGAGTTTTTGGAAATCCTGTTGGTGCTAATCCAGAGGCAGGTGAGGTGATATTAAATGCCTTGGTGGAAGAGGTGGCATTTTGGCTTGAAGGAATTTACAAATTAGAGAAAATCAGTGAAATTTAA
- a CDS encoding Crp/Fnr family transcriptional regulator, protein MPYVVEEAFHPSHFGQLPPEVNELIKRKSYKKGSNIIFQGDPAKNFYYVHNGKVKATIVRPDGTEKVFAFSESGQFFADVPFFQQSNHWYTVVAIELTTVSEFSKDDMETIIRIHPEFVFSLMQSISQKVWMLSNQMMTLTFDPTEVRLARIIVEILNRKPEGIQSLSITHQELSSILGTSRVMVTKILNDWRVRGIVDLRKGALSINDLQALKQITAFNLE, encoded by the coding sequence TTGCCATACGTTGTTGAAGAAGCCTTTCATCCAAGTCATTTCGGGCAACTCCCGCCAGAGGTTAATGAACTTATCAAGCGTAAGTCCTACAAAAAAGGTAGTAATATCATTTTCCAAGGAGATCCCGCAAAAAACTTTTACTATGTACATAACGGCAAAGTAAAAGCAACAATCGTCCGCCCAGATGGTACTGAGAAAGTATTTGCCTTTTCTGAAAGTGGCCAATTTTTTGCTGATGTCCCTTTCTTCCAACAATCCAATCACTGGTATACAGTAGTAGCAATAGAGCTCACAACAGTAAGTGAATTTTCAAAAGACGACATGGAGACAATTATCCGAATTCATCCTGAATTTGTATTTTCCTTGATGCAATCAATTTCTCAAAAAGTTTGGATGCTAAGTAATCAAATGATGACTCTAACTTTCGACCCTACCGAAGTACGTTTAGCTCGTATTATAGTTGAAATTTTAAATCGTAAACCTGAAGGGATTCAATCGCTATCGATTACACATCAGGAGCTATCTTCTATATTAGGTACATCAAGAGTTATGGTTACGAAGATTTTAAATGATTGGCGAGTACGTGGAATTGTTGATTTGCGAAAAGGAGCTCTTTCCATCAATGACTTGCAAGCCCTTAAACAAATAACAGCTTTTAATTTGGAGTAG
- the tnpB gene encoding IS66 family insertion sequence element accessory protein TnpB (TnpB, as the term is used for proteins encoded by IS66 family insertion elements, is considered an accessory protein, since TnpC, encoded by a neighboring gene, is a DDE family transposase.) — protein sequence MKNIYIICGKTDMRKGIDGLATLIQDSFKLDPYGDSIFLFSGWSKDRYKCLYFDGDGFAMLYKRLDNGKLQWPKNENEVRTLSQKQIRWLLEGLSIEQPKAIPPSPKGVF from the coding sequence GTGAAAAATATCTATATCATTTGTGGCAAAACCGATATGCGGAAGGGCATTGACGGATTGGCCACACTGATTCAGGATTCTTTCAAGCTCGATCCGTATGGTGACTCGATATTCTTATTTTCTGGATGGAGTAAAGACCGCTATAAATGTCTATATTTCGACGGTGATGGCTTCGCCATGCTCTATAAGCGATTGGATAATGGGAAGCTCCAATGGCCAAAGAATGAAAATGAAGTACGCACTCTTTCACAAAAGCAAATTCGCTGGCTTCTCGAAGGGTTATCTATAGAGCAACCAAAAGCGATTCCACCATCTCCAAAAGGGGTGTTCTAA
- a CDS encoding REP-associated tyrosine transposase yields the protein MARKPRVWFPGAVFHITSRGNRRASIFYEPDDRLMYLSILEETRKFFPFHLHAYCLMTNHIHLLLETIDNPTKDIIKKLHSLYAIYFNKRYKTSGHLFQGRYHAELIRDDPHFLEVSRYIHLNPVAAKMVTRPDSYRWSSYAAYNSSRSNPHIKTERILSYFPHPQKQNYQKFIESK from the coding sequence TTGGCACGCAAGCCTCGTGTTTGGTTTCCAGGGGCCGTGTTTCATATTACGAGTCGCGGAAACCGTCGTGCTTCTATTTTTTACGAACCTGATGATCGATTGATGTATTTATCGATATTAGAAGAAACCCGAAAGTTTTTCCCATTTCATCTTCATGCTTACTGTCTAATGACGAATCATATTCACCTTCTCCTCGAAACAATCGATAATCCGACGAAGGATATTATCAAAAAGCTACATTCCCTCTATGCGATTTATTTCAATAAGCGGTATAAAACGAGCGGTCATTTGTTTCAAGGGCGTTATCATGCAGAATTAATTCGTGATGATCCTCATTTCTTAGAAGTTAGTCGGTACATTCATCTCAATCCAGTGGCAGCGAAAATGGTCACACGTCCAGATAGCTATCGCTGGAGTAGTTATGCTGCTTATAATTCCTCTCGCTCTAACCCTCATATTAAAACAGAGCGAATTCTATCTTATTTTCCTCACCCTCAGAAACAAAACTACCAAAAATTCATTGAATCTAAGTAA
- a CDS encoding type II toxin-antitoxin system RelE/ParE family toxin has product MKKENHFKVSFTEEFDLCLDNIQQFFAEQGEETLNWWYTKEDEIIDHIESNLSENPFIGREIQKGSFKGLRRITYGKSKHTMLNYIIYYVVYENDGYIDVINILPSRSKRKRIKK; this is encoded by the coding sequence ATGAAAAAAGAAAATCATTTTAAAGTCAGTTTTACAGAAGAGTTTGACTTATGTTTAGATAATATCCAACAGTTTTTTGCTGAACAAGGTGAAGAAACACTAAACTGGTGGTATACAAAAGAAGATGAAATAATTGATCATATAGAATCGAATCTTTCTGAAAATCCCTTTATTGGTCGAGAAATTCAGAAGGGGAGCTTTAAGGGACTGAGAAGGATAACCTATGGAAAAAGTAAGCATACGATGTTAAATTATATCATTTATTATGTTGTTTATGAAAATGATGGTTACATTGATGTCATTAATATCTTACCTTCGAGGTCAAAACGTAAAAGAATTAAAAAATAA
- a CDS encoding YifB family Mg chelatase-like AAA ATPase — MSVSVSSIGLKGLEGYVIQVEVHLLPGMESMHIVGLPDASVKESRERVMAALHSLGISLPEKKIIVNLSPSEQKKNGPFFDLAMAVGILKSIGKIEASIPRHAAFLGALSLDGSVRSVTGILPAVLAAKKENIQTVYLAYDPTLPLSLIDGIELRFVEHLSEVLDSLAGHGTLMAPTRVAEKATEMVYEQDFSYITGHKGAKRALEIAAAGGHNVLMSGPPGCGKSLLADTFPTIFPPLSKEAQLEVISLYQLAGSSYVSSSIPPYRHPHHSSSAVAIIGGGTNPKPGEISLAHRGILFLDELAEFSRKTLDMLRQPLETGKVTISRVHSTVTYPADFLFIGAMNPCPCGYLGSKTHYCTCTPKQVKAYQTRVSGPIKDRMDILLALQPVDLHRREEEETSAVIRDRVIMARQSQYERYDKEMTNANVTMELLNKVSPLTTRQQLLLQEGISTHHWSNRVQIKIIRLARTIADLEGEMSITDEALVEAMTYRR; from the coding sequence TTGTCTGTTTCTGTAAGTAGTATCGGGCTAAAAGGGTTAGAAGGGTATGTGATACAGGTGGAAGTTCATTTGTTACCTGGAATGGAGTCCATGCATATTGTCGGTCTTCCTGATGCATCCGTAAAGGAATCAAGGGAACGAGTAATGGCGGCACTTCATTCATTAGGAATCAGCCTTCCTGAAAAGAAAATCATTGTTAATTTATCTCCGTCTGAGCAGAAAAAGAATGGTCCTTTTTTTGATTTGGCGATGGCCGTTGGGATTTTAAAGTCGATTGGAAAAATTGAAGCTAGTATCCCGCGTCATGCGGCTTTTCTAGGTGCATTGTCACTTGATGGGTCTGTACGCTCGGTCACAGGAATTCTACCTGCTGTGTTAGCGGCTAAAAAGGAGAACATCCAAACGGTTTATTTAGCCTATGATCCTACTTTACCTTTATCGCTCATTGATGGAATTGAATTACGTTTTGTTGAGCATTTATCAGAAGTGTTAGATTCGCTAGCGGGTCATGGTACCCTTATGGCCCCAACGCGAGTTGCAGAGAAAGCGACTGAAATGGTGTATGAGCAAGACTTTTCATATATTACGGGACATAAGGGTGCAAAACGTGCCTTAGAAATTGCGGCTGCTGGAGGGCATAATGTTCTTATGTCAGGGCCACCTGGGTGTGGAAAAAGCCTACTTGCTGATACTTTTCCTACGATTTTCCCGCCATTATCGAAAGAAGCCCAGCTTGAAGTCATTAGCTTATACCAATTAGCAGGGAGCAGCTACGTTTCTTCTTCAATACCGCCGTATCGACATCCCCATCATTCTTCCTCAGCCGTTGCCATTATTGGAGGAGGAACTAACCCTAAGCCAGGTGAAATTTCCTTAGCTCATCGCGGTATTCTTTTTCTTGATGAATTAGCAGAGTTTTCGCGGAAAACGCTCGATATGTTACGTCAGCCACTAGAAACGGGGAAAGTAACGATTAGTCGTGTTCACTCGACGGTTACGTATCCCGCCGACTTTTTATTTATCGGTGCGATGAACCCTTGTCCATGTGGTTATTTAGGTTCAAAAACTCATTATTGTACGTGTACACCAAAGCAAGTAAAAGCTTATCAAACTCGCGTATCTGGTCCAATTAAAGATCGAATGGATATCTTACTCGCATTACAGCCTGTTGATCTGCACAGAAGGGAGGAAGAAGAGACATCGGCTGTGATAAGAGATCGTGTCATCATGGCAAGACAAAGTCAGTATGAAAGGTACGATAAGGAGATGACAAATGCAAACGTAACGATGGAGTTACTGAATAAAGTGAGTCCACTTACTACGCGCCAGCAGCTTTTATTACAAGAAGGGATTTCAACCCATCACTGGAGCAACCGTGTTCAAATCAAGATCATTCGCTTAGCACGAACGATTGCTGATTTAGAAGGGGAGATGTCGATTACTGATGAGGCACTGGTCGAAGCAATGACGTATCGACGCTGA
- a CDS encoding competence protein ComK — protein sequence MTEIILDHYEINKATSALLPAYHNDYQTTVWEEDQRYYVKKTPLQLIKEACLEGGADYNGRRAAVTHKTGVNSKVPIPVLPHEQIYAFPTHSPKLYECHWLFYHHIKSIHRHPDAPSHTIITFIDSKELLLHVSYYTIEKQLQRTSYCMTRFTHYPSFS from the coding sequence ATGACTGAAATCATCCTCGATCACTACGAAATCAACAAAGCCACGTCTGCCCTCCTCCCTGCTTACCACAACGACTATCAAACGACCGTCTGGGAAGAAGATCAACGCTATTATGTAAAAAAGACGCCGCTGCAGCTGATCAAAGAAGCTTGTTTAGAAGGCGGTGCCGACTACAACGGTAGACGCGCAGCTGTTACTCATAAAACAGGGGTCAACAGTAAAGTTCCGATTCCCGTGCTTCCACACGAACAAATTTATGCGTTTCCGACCCATTCCCCGAAGTTGTATGAATGCCACTGGCTTTTCTATCATCACATCAAGTCGATCCACCGCCATCCCGATGCCCCATCCCACACCATTATCACTTTTATAGACAGTAAAGAACTATTACTTCATGTCTCTTACTATACGATAGAAAAACAACTCCAGCGCACCTCATACTGCATGACACGTTTTACGCATTATCCGAGCTTTAGCTAA
- a CDS encoding helix-turn-helix domain-containing protein produces MKKNPILYNALGEVIKLRRLHKGMKQKKLAEEANLDDTYISDIERGLRNPTFDVLFSIARALDTYSSVLCKEVEDKVIEDIDRMKKEE; encoded by the coding sequence TTGAAGAAAAATCCGATTCTTTATAATGCGTTAGGGGAAGTTATTAAATTAAGAAGGTTACATAAAGGAATGAAACAAAAAAAATTAGCTGAAGAAGCTAATCTGGACGATACTTACATTAGCGATATTGAAAGAGGACTAAGAAACCCTACTTTCGATGTACTCTTTAGTATAGCAAGAGCGCTTGATACGTATTCTTCCGTCCTTTGTAAGGAAGTAGAAGACAAAGTAATAGAAGATATCGACAGAATGAAGAAAGAGGAGTAG
- a CDS encoding DUF7713 domain-containing protein has protein sequence MSICDHCKELEAKIILTYEQGTEHLCFRCYNKMMEEELGMELESHPDSFSVTDFAGVSRSFVITSRLNPMGIYLEAEENTEDGYKFAVYGEIDCNQSGLLNQLLDKVMRGVSTSYLTTTTFPSGRHIESIAEGKLIGRLDYDETNEDTPLVIVDGKAYTWEQLGRMVRAFEGFQFQLKMVDMTDDVE, from the coding sequence ATGTCCATCTGTGATCATTGCAAGGAACTAGAAGCGAAGATAATACTTACTTATGAGCAGGGAACAGAACACTTATGTTTTCGTTGTTATAATAAGATGATGGAAGAAGAGCTTGGGATGGAACTCGAGTCTCACCCTGACTCGTTTTCTGTAACTGATTTTGCAGGGGTTAGTAGGTCCTTTGTTATAACTTCCCGGCTTAATCCTATGGGGATCTACCTTGAAGCTGAGGAAAATACAGAAGATGGTTACAAGTTTGCTGTATATGGTGAAATAGACTGCAATCAATCTGGATTACTTAATCAACTGCTGGATAAAGTAATGCGTGGAGTGAGTACATCCTATCTTACAACCACTACTTTTCCGAGCGGACGACATATAGAGTCCATTGCAGAAGGTAAACTCATTGGCAGATTAGATTATGACGAAACCAATGAAGATACACCTTTGGTTATCGTTGATGGAAAAGCTTATACATGGGAGCAACTCGGTAGAATGGTTAGAGCATTTGAAGGTTTTCAATTTCAACTAAAAATGGTTGATATGACGGATGATGTGGAATGA
- a CDS encoding RDD family protein — protein sequence MEHRAGFWIRFVALLIDSFILGIVQLIITFIFNAFLDPDTGDVITSIISLFITFAYFVWFQAKNNGQTFGKKLTGIRVANLDGEQVTIGKMALREIIGKTVSTLILLIGFLMAAGRQKRALHDYIGKTVVIRAE from the coding sequence TTGGAACATAGAGCAGGGTTTTGGATTCGATTTGTGGCTTTACTTATAGATAGTTTTATTTTAGGTATCGTTCAATTGATTATAACTTTTATTTTTAATGCATTTCTTGACCCTGATACTGGAGATGTAATAACCTCAATCATAAGCTTATTCATTACATTTGCATATTTCGTTTGGTTTCAAGCCAAAAATAATGGACAAACATTCGGTAAAAAGCTAACGGGTATCCGTGTTGCTAATTTAGATGGCGAACAAGTGACAATAGGGAAAATGGCATTAAGAGAAATCATCGGTAAGACCGTTTCTACTTTAATACTTTTAATTGGTTTTTTAATGGCAGCGGGAAGACAAAAAAGAGCATTGCACGACTATATTGGTAAGACGGTTGTCATAAGAGCTGAATAA
- a CDS encoding M48 family metallopeptidase yields the protein MDKPLLVHKHENLMYGVCVLISITLVIYLLLSIIGALILFIVGLVSFFSHAISMSHIQVNGVRLKVNQFPELYNRVEEISSKMELSKLPEVYIVESGGLLNAFATKVFSFLGKNIVVLYSDFVDICLKSNGNEIDYVIAHELAHIKRNHIRKFFFIFPALWIPFIGTSYSRMAEYTCDRMAAYYTEKPEDAIKGLLVLAAGRRLYKGVNLKEYLEQYNDKKGLFVTLMELLSTHPPIPKRIQEIENLMYGKPSVSLINRKKQTFAILFLVFFLLPIIVGGVAFAGFMAMEHFNTFDDFLFEYTPLMEATGDGDTERVIELIHAGEDPNEMNEFGESPLFIAVMHEDIEIIKILLENGADPNIQDPEGWAPLMSAVYTENIEVSTILLEAGADPLIMDDYGMTAIDYAKEIGNNDFIRLTNSFISD from the coding sequence ATGGACAAACCACTTCTTGTACATAAACATGAGAATTTAATGTATGGTGTCTGTGTCTTAATTAGTATAACTTTGGTTATATATTTACTTCTCTCAATTATTGGTGCCCTCATTTTATTCATTGTCGGTCTTGTTTCATTTTTTTCCCATGCAATTTCTATGTCTCATATCCAAGTAAACGGTGTTAGGTTAAAAGTAAATCAATTTCCTGAATTATATAACAGAGTTGAAGAAATCAGTAGCAAAATGGAATTATCCAAACTTCCAGAAGTTTATATTGTTGAGTCTGGTGGTTTGTTAAACGCCTTCGCAACAAAGGTATTTAGTTTTTTAGGTAAAAATATAGTTGTTCTTTACTCCGATTTTGTTGATATTTGCCTTAAATCTAATGGAAATGAAATTGATTATGTCATTGCTCACGAACTTGCTCATATAAAAAGAAATCATATTAGAAAATTTTTCTTTATTTTTCCTGCTTTATGGATTCCATTTATCGGGACAAGCTATTCAAGAATGGCTGAATATACTTGTGACCGAATGGCAGCATATTATACCGAGAAACCTGAAGATGCTATTAAAGGGTTGTTAGTTTTAGCAGCTGGAAGACGATTATATAAAGGAGTTAATTTAAAGGAATACCTAGAACAATACAACGATAAAAAAGGTCTATTTGTAACACTAATGGAATTACTCTCTACTCATCCCCCTATTCCTAAAAGGATACAAGAAATTGAAAATTTAATGTATGGAAAGCCAAGCGTTTCCCTAATCAACAGAAAGAAACAAACTTTCGCTATTTTATTTTTAGTATTTTTTTTACTTCCAATAATAGTAGGCGGAGTTGCTTTTGCTGGATTTATGGCAATGGAACATTTTAATACCTTTGATGACTTTCTATTTGAATACACCCCTTTAATGGAAGCGACAGGGGATGGGGACACCGAAAGAGTAATTGAACTAATACATGCTGGAGAAGATCCAAATGAGATGAATGAGTTTGGAGAAAGCCCTCTTTTTATAGCAGTAATGCATGAAGATATAGAAATCATTAAAATTTTATTGGAGAATGGAGCTGATCCTAATATACAAGATCCAGAGGGGTGGGCTCCTCTTATGTCAGCAGTTTATACTGAGAATATTGAAGTAAGTACAATCTTACTGGAAGCAGGAGCTGACCCACTAATAATGGATGATTATGGAATGACGGCGATTGATTATGCAAAAGAAATCGGCAATAATGATTTTATCCGTCTGACCAATTCTTTTATAAGTGATTAG
- a CDS encoding type II toxin-antitoxin system RelE family toxin, which translates to MPKFRVKIRKPAAKYYEKLPPKLKTRVNEVISQLCENPFAIQNVKPLEGSDHDDYRIRTDT; encoded by the coding sequence GTGCCTAAATTTAGAGTGAAAATTAGGAAACCAGCTGCAAAGTATTATGAAAAATTACCCCCTAAATTAAAAACAAGGGTCAATGAAGTTATTAGTCAACTTTGCGAAAACCCTTTCGCTATACAAAATGTAAAACCTTTAGAAGGATCCGATCATGATGATTATCGAATTCGTACCGATACATAA
- a CDS encoding transposase, protein MLEKIYEKIPYELVAYCFMTNHFHLQLRSKEASISKVMALLNKRYANYYNTKYRLTGHVLEKRFFSEVIEDATGMLEVARYIFLNPVKARMVRFPGHYPWSSFQLYTNSNILPPLYMDTERLLNYFPGPAEEKRRQIVDFVKSAIRF, encoded by the coding sequence ATGTTAGAAAAAATCTATGAAAAAATCCCCTATGAACTGGTCGCTTACTGTTTCATGACCAACCACTTCCACCTCCAATTACGCTCCAAAGAAGCATCCATCTCAAAAGTCATGGCCCTGTTGAATAAACGGTATGCGAACTACTACAATACAAAGTATCGTTTAACCGGTCACGTGTTGGAAAAGCGGTTTTTTTCAGAGGTCATCGAAGATGCGACAGGCATGCTTGAAGTGGCTCGTTATATTTTTTTAAATCCTGTGAAAGCACGGATGGTACGCTTCCCTGGACATTATCCATGGAGTAGCTTTCAGTTATACACCAACTCCAACATCCTTCCACCCTTATATATGGATACTGAGCGTCTTTTAAACTATTTTCCTGGGCCTGCTGAAGAGAAAAGACGGCAGATAGTGGATTTTGTAAAGTCAGCAATTCGTTTCTGA
- a CDS encoding cupredoxin domain-containing protein: MINSYTKFASTLLLLQVITILFAGSIVLRHFPPIHVINGIICLIIAFLLFRLKGKWIPAIGILYGFIFSILTVPSLIISMFRNIDPEYNAMMEASNPYMGVSFLSAIFVLGIFIFSLTGLISNLRDSHEPPTWLPKVKGLFYGATVMGLFISFYSQLHWVSGINGNTIEQLPTIVMKPDSVEPATLEVKAGEPIVFHIQNQSDNKCHILSFPDLNASVHMERGRSGLIIINPEPGTYSYECKEHHGFHNENIKGTLTVIDGNSVN, encoded by the coding sequence ATGATCAATAGTTACACAAAATTCGCTTCCACATTACTTTTGTTACAAGTTATTACCATATTATTCGCAGGTTCCATTGTTTTACGGCATTTTCCACCTATTCACGTAATAAATGGAATAATTTGCCTCATTATTGCTTTTCTGCTATTCCGATTAAAAGGGAAGTGGATACCAGCGATAGGTATTCTTTACGGATTTATATTTAGCATTCTTACTGTACCTTCCTTGATAATATCTATGTTCAGGAATATTGACCCAGAATACAATGCGATGATGGAAGCCAGCAACCCTTATATGGGTGTTAGTTTCCTAAGTGCAATATTTGTTTTAGGGATATTCATTTTTTCTTTAACAGGTTTAATTTCTAATCTGCGTGACAGTCACGAGCCACCTACATGGCTCCCCAAGGTCAAGGGACTATTTTATGGAGCAACAGTTATGGGCCTTTTCATAAGTTTTTACTCCCAGCTTCATTGGGTTTCTGGAATTAACGGAAATACAATAGAGCAACTACCAACCATTGTAATGAAACCTGATTCGGTGGAGCCAGCAACATTGGAAGTTAAGGCAGGGGAACCTATTGTTTTTCACATACAAAATCAGTCCGACAACAAATGTCATATACTCAGCTTTCCTGATTTAAACGCCAGTGTCCATATGGAACGAGGGAGATCTGGACTCATCATTATTAATCCAGAGCCAGGGACGTATAGTTATGAGTGCAAAGAACACCACGGCTTTCATAACGAAAATATCAAAGGTACATTAACGGTCATTGATGGAAATTCGGTGAATTAG